GAAGTCCCAGGCCACCACGCCGCCGCGGTCATCGAGGCCGGCCCGAGCCGCCATGACGATGGGCGGCCCCTTGGGATCCCACCCCGTTTCGTCGGCGCGCATCCACTGCACGCGCACCGGGCGGCCGACGGCCTGCGAGAGGAGCGCCGCGTCCCCCGCGGCGTCGTCGTGCCCGCTGCGGCCGTACGAGCCGGCGCCCTGCACCCAGATGACGCGCACCTTGGCGACCGGCAGGCCGAGCAGCTCCGCCAGGCCGTCCCGCAGCTGGTGGGGGTGCTGGGTGTGCGACCACACCGTCGCTCCCCCGTCACGCACCTCGGCGATCGCACACGAGGGACCCATCATGGCGTGCGACTGGAACGGCCACTCGTAGCGGGCCCCGATCGTCCGCGCCGCCGACGCCAGCGCCGCATCGACGTCCCCCACCTGCGCCATCACCCGCCGGGTGCGCGCGGGCATCGCCCACATCGCTTTGTACAGGTCGGCCATCGCCGGCCAGATCACCCCCGACGCCGACCAGGTGACCTTGAGCGTTCGTGCCGCCTGGATCACCCCCCACTCCGTCTCGGCCACGACCCCGAGAAAGTTTCCCTTCCTCACCACCTTGACCAATCCGGGAACCCCTCGCGGCTCCTCGGTGCGGAGGAGCGTGGCGCCCGGGGGCGTCGGCCGGATGACGCGGCCGTGCAGCATGCCGGGCACCCGCACGTCGACGATATAGGAAAACCGGCCGGTCGCCTTGTCGGGAATGTCGATCCGGGGGATGGGCTGGCCGACGATCGTGTAGCGATCCGGGGATTTCGGTCGGGCGCTCCCCGCGGCATCGGCCGCACCGGCTCCGCCGCCCGACTCCATGGTCACCTCAAAAAGTCGCCCGCCGATGAGCTCTCCATACGATACGCGCGCGGTGGGAGCGTCCTTCCGCTGTACGACCCCGTTCTGGACGACGAGTTGGTCTGCGGGAGCACCGAGGCGGGCCGAGGCGAGCTCCAGCAGGACTCGCCGGGCTTCCGCGGCGGCCAGACGAAGCGGATTGGCTCCGACGGAGATCGAGGTGCTGCCCCCCACTCCCCCCTGATCCGGGGTCCGCGCGGTATCCCCCATGATGAACGAAACCGACCGAAGCGGCACGTCCAGCTCCTCGGCCACAATCTGCGCAAACGCGGTGGAGACCCCCATCCCGAGCTCGAGCTTGCCCGTCAGCACCGTGACGCTGCCGTTCTCGGCGATCGTCAACCAGGAATCGAGCCGCGTCGGGTCCGGTGAAAGGCCCGCGCCCGGCACCGCGCCCGTGGCGTCCGGGGACGGGCCGAGAAACGCGGACGGCATCGCGAAGCCGACGACCACCGCGCCTGAGGCGGTCAAGAATTGACGCCGGGAGACAGTGCTCGGCATGTTCAACCCCTCCTCATCCTCGTCGAGCGGCGGCACGGCTGACGGCGCGGAGGATACGCATGTGCGCACCGCAGCGGCAGATCAATCCCGAAAGGGCAGCGCGGATTTCTGCATCGGTGGGGCTCGAATTGTTTTTGAGGAACGCCGCCGCCGTCATGATCCATCCGTTGATGCAGTACCCGCACTGCATCGCCTGTTCGTCAATAAAGGCCTGCTGCATGGGATGGAGGCGTTCGGGGGATCCCAGGCCTTCCAGGGTTGTGACCGGCCGGGCGCCAACCGCCGATACCGCGATC
This genomic stretch from bacterium harbors:
- a CDS encoding (2Fe-2S)-binding protein yields the protein MQQVAQAPPTLPLRLTVNGTAHTIRSAPDTPLLYVLRDELRLQGPRFGCGLGQCGACTVHLGGSAVRSCTIAVSAVGARPVTTLEGLGSPERLHPMQQAFIDEQAMQCGYCINGWIMTAAAFLKNNSSPTDAEIRAALSGLICRCGAHMRILRAVSRAAARRG
- a CDS encoding molybdopterin cofactor-binding domain-containing protein, with the protein product MPSTVSRRQFLTASGAVVVGFAMPSAFLGPSPDATGAVPGAGLSPDPTRLDSWLTIAENGSVTVLTGKLELGMGVSTAFAQIVAEELDVPLRSVSFIMGDTARTPDQGGVGGSTSISVGANPLRLAAAEARRVLLELASARLGAPADQLVVQNGVVQRKDAPTARVSYGELIGGRLFEVTMESGGGAGAADAAGSARPKSPDRYTIVGQPIPRIDIPDKATGRFSYIVDVRVPGMLHGRVIRPTPPGATLLRTEEPRGVPGLVKVVRKGNFLGVVAETEWGVIQAARTLKVTWSASGVIWPAMADLYKAMWAMPARTRRVMAQVGDVDAALASAARTIGARYEWPFQSHAMMGPSCAIAEVRDGGATVWSHTQHPHQLRDGLAELLGLPVAKVRVIWVQGAGSYGRSGHDDAAGDAALLSQAVGRPVRVQWMRADETGWDPKGPPIVMAARAGLDDRGGVVAWDFVARDFSSSGVSPSPSRAGNFLAGQLIGLSAENIDNPANLQESYTFPSKRRVGEVVPWPQEGSPLRTSNLRAPGQPGTTFGGESFVDEVAAALHADPVEFRLRYLQDPRAIAVVRAAAQRAGWVSKPSPRADLLRSGLVTGRGIAYTPRGNTRLATIAEVEVNQASGQVHVTRLVIAHDCGLIINPDGLRGTIEANLVQSTSWALKEEVRFGREGVTSVDWASYPILRTPEVPDQIEVVLINRPDLPPSGAGEPASVATAPAIANAIFDATGARLRTAPFTPARVKTALLHRA